Part of the Amycolatopsis sp. 195334CR genome is shown below.
GCATCGGCGCCTTCCTGGAGAAGACGCTCGTCCACAGTGGACAGTGCACGAAGGTCAGCCGGGAGGCCGAGCCCGCGGTGGCCGGGCTGCTCGGCTGCGGGGTGATGGCCGGGATCGGCGCGGCGATCAACACCGGCGCGGTGGGCCGCGGTGACTCGGTCGCGGTGATCGGCTGCGGCGGGGTCGGCGCGGCGGCGGTGGCCGGGTCCCGGCTGGCCGGCGCGGACCGGATCATCGCGGTGGACACCGACGAGCGCAAGCTGACCTGGGCCAAGGACTTCGGCGCGACGCACACGTTCAACGCCGCAGGCAAGAGCGAGAACGAGGTCGTCGAGGCGATCCAGGAGCTGACCGGGACCTTCGGCGCGGACGTGGTGATCGACGCGGTCGGCCGCCCGGAGACCTGGCGCGAGGCGTTCTACGCACGCGACCTGGCCGGCACCGTGGTGCTGGTCGGCGTGCCGACGCCGGAGATGAAGCTGGAGATGCCGCTGATCGACTTCTTCTCGCGCGGCGGCTCGCTCAAGTCCTCCTGGTACGGCGACTGCCTGCCGTCGCGGGACTTCCCCATGCTGGTGGACCTCTATCTCCAGGGCAGGCTGCCGCTGGACAAGTTCGTCACCGAGAAGATCCCGCTCGACGGCGTGGAGCAGGCGTTCGCGCGGATGCACTCCGGGGACGTGCTGCGCAGCGTGGTGACCTTCTGAGGAAGCTGTTCGACGACGCGGAGTACCCCGCCGAGCCCTATCCCGGGGCCCGGCCGGGGTGCTCCTTCGTGCACGTCGACGGCGCCGGGTACGAGCTGCCCGACCCGCCCGACCTGGACGGTCGCATCCCGGTGCTGGCCTACGGGTCGAACGCCTGCCCGTCGAAGATCACCTGGTTGCGGCGGGCGCTGGGGCTCACCGGCGCGGTGACCGTGCTGCAGGCGAAGTGCACCGGGCTCGCCGCGGTGTGGGCCTCCGGTCGCCGGGTGGTCGACGACCAGCGCCCGGCCACCCTGGCCGCGATGCCGGGCGTGGTCGAGGAGCACGCCGTCTGGCTGGCCACGCCGGAGCAGCTGCGCGTGCTCGATGTCTGCGAAGGACGCGGGCACCGGTATCACCTCGCGCGGGTACACACGGGCGAAGTAACCCTCGCGAACGGAGCGTCCCTGCCGGACGTGCTCGCCTACGTGGCGGCGTCGCCGATCCGGCTGCCGCTGCTGGTCGACGGGAAACCGGTGCGGACCGCCGAAATGGCACAGGCGCAGGCCGGGGTGCTCACCGGCGAGACGGCGACCACGCACGGCCTTTCGGTGACGGTCATCGACACCGGATAAACATCGAATTCTTCTTTCGACCCCATCTTGTGAATCGCACAGTTGTGATTCAGTTCAGCTCATTCACTCCTTTGTGTTCGCCGGTTGCAGCCGTTTCGCGGCGGGATGATCGTGTTTGGCAGACCCGTTGACATTCCCTTGGCATGAAAGGAAGCGGTTGCCATGACCGGCACGATGCGCCCGCAGGACCTGATCGACTCGCCCGTGGTCGACCCGGCCGGAACCAAAATCGGCAAGGTGGGCACGGTCTACCTCTCGGATGACACGCACCAGCCGGAGTGGGTGACGGTGAAAACCGGGCTGTTCGGCCACCGCGAGAGCTTCGTCCCGCTCAGCGGCGCGGACCTGGCGAACGACGGCCTCCACGTGCAGGTGGACAAGGAACAGGTGACCGACGCGCCGCAGATCGACGCGGACGGGCACCTGTCCCCCGAGGACAGTGGTGAGCTGTACCGCTACTACGGCCTGCCGATGCAGCGCGACCGCGCGAACCAGGACCACGCCGACCGGCAGCAGCGCGGTGAGCAGGCCGCGATGGGCGGCGTGGCGGGCACCGCGGGCATGGCGGCGGGCAAGCGCGGCACGTCCGACAAGCGCATGGCCGACGAGCACGACCGCTCGGCGATGACCGGCGACCGGTCCAAGATGGCCGGTGACGCGGGCCGATCCGATAAGGCCGGCATGGCCGGTGACGCGGGCCGATCCGATAAGGCCGGCATGGCCGGTGACGCGGGCCGGTCCGGCAAGCCTGGCGTGGCCGAGGGCGGCCAGGCCGGGATGGCCGGCAAGCAGGGCGCAGCCGGTGGCAAGCACGAGCAGCGCGAGGCCAAGCACCGCGGCGGCGAGGAGATGATCCGGTCCGAGGAGCGGTTCAACGTCGGCACCGAAGAGGTCGAGACCGGGCACGTGCGCCTGCGCAAGTACGTGGTCACCGAGGAGCAGCAGGTCTCCGTGCCGGTGAGCCACGAGGAGGTGCGGATCGAGCGCGAGCCGATCACCGACGGCGAGCCGGGCGGCGCCAAGATCGGCGAGGCCGAGCAGGACGTGGTGCTGCACGCCGAGAAACCCGTGGTGCGCAAGGAAGCCGTGCCGGTGGAGCGGGTGCGCCTCGGCACCGAGAGGGTGACCGAGACCGAAACCGTCTCCGGTGAACTCCGCAAGGAGCAGATCGAGATCGACGACGACACCAAGCACCGGAAGAACCGCTGAAGCCAGGTCGTGGGTGCCCGTGCCCCGGGCACCCACGGCCGTTCACCGCGGCAGCAGCTTGCCCGGATTCATGATGCCGGTCGGGTCCACCGCGGATTTCGCCGCGGCGAGCACGGAAAGCCCGATCTCCCCGATTTCGGTGCCGAGATAGGGCGCGTGGTCCATGCCGACGGCGTGGTGGTGCGAGATCGTGCCCAAGCCGGCGATCGCCTCACAGGCCGCATTCTTCGCCCGTTGCCATTGTCCTTCCGGGTCCTCGTCGGACCGCGCGGCGAGCAGGGTGAAATACAGCGACGCGCCCGTTTCGTAGGCGTGCGAAATGTGGCACATCACCACCGAGGAATCGAACGCCTTACGCAGCGCCGACCGCACCGCGTCCCGCAGTTCGTCCAATGAGGACCAGTGCGCGGCGGTTTCCAGCGTCTCCACGCACACGCCGAGGTCGAGCAGCGCGTCCCGCTGGCGCGGCCCGTTGAACCGCCCCTTGCGCCACGACTCCCCCGCGGTCCGGCCGAGCGAACGCCCGCCCGCGGCCCGCACCATCCGCACGGTCTCCCCGCGCCGCAGAGCGATCTCCCTGGTGGACTGCGCTTCCCAGCCGAGGATCAGCAGGCAGGGCGCGGTGATCCCGCGTGCCTTCAGGTAGCGCTTCACCAGCGCGGTCTTCCAGCCGCCGCTCAGCGACAGCGAAACCTCGGTCTCGTCCTCATCGGACAACCTCGTCACGTCCGCCAGCGCACCCGCCTGCGCCAGCCGCCGCACCAGCGCGGAGGCCGTCTCCCAGCCGTCCAGCACGAAGCCCTCGTACCGGCGGACCTCCGGCACCGGCCGGACCCGGACCCCGACCTCGGTCAGCACCCCGAGCGCGCCCTCGCTGCCCACGGCGAGCTGCCGCAGGTCCGGCCCGGCCGCCGAAGCCGGGGCGACGCCGAGGCGCCACTGCCCGCTCGGCGTGGCCAGCCGCACGCCGGTGACCATGTCCTCGAACCGCCCGTACCCGCTCGACGCCTGCCCGGCGGAGCGCGTCGCGGCGAACCCGCCGATGGTGGCGCGCTCGTGGGACTGCGGGATGTGGCCGAGGGTGAAACCGTGCTCGGCCAGCAGTTCCTCGGCCTGCGGTCCGCGCACCCCGGCCTGCAGCACGGCGATCCGGGACACCGGGTCGACCGAGACCAGCCGGTCCAACCGCACCAGGTCGAGCACGATCACCGCGGCCTTGTCCCCGCGCACCGCTCGCACGCCCCCGACCACCGAGGTGCCACCGCCGAAGGGCACCACCGCGACGTCGAACCGCACGCACACGTCGAGCACGCGCTGCACCTCGTCCGGGTCCGCGGGCAGCACCACCGCGTCCGGCACCGGCAACTCGCCGGGGTGGCGCCGGTGCAGCAGGTCCAGATAGGACAACCCGCCCGAACGGCCCAGCCGCTCCGCACGCTCCGTTTGCACGTGCGCCGAGCCGACCACCTCGCTCAGCGCTGCCCGCGCCGCCGCTGCCAGCGAAGATTCTGGGACGGACAGTCCGGAGGCCGGAACGACCGGTGCGGGAGCACCCGGATTCCCGATACGCTCGGTGAGCCAGCGCATCGCCTTCGCCGGGAGGTGTGCCGCGTCCGAGCCTTCGGGCGTCCACGCACCCCGCAGGCGGTGGTCAACTAGTTCACTCACCGGTATAGTGTGACATATGCCTGTCGAACGTAACATAACCGCAGCTCGCGGCGCTTCGGCACTCGCCGACACCCGCAACCGGCAGGCCGCCACCCGCGTTTCCGATGACGTGCTGCTCGACGCCGCGCGTGAGTGCGTGCTCGCCGCCGGTGTGCGCCGCACCACGCTCGCCGAGATCGCCCGCACCGCCAAGGTCAGCCGGATGACGCTGTACCGGCGGTTCCCCGACGTCCGCAGCGTGCTGACCGCGCTGATGACCCGCGAGTTCGGCGCCCTGCTGCAGGGCGCGAGCGCGCGTGGCGCCACGGCGGAGACCGCGCGCGGCAGACTGGTCGAAAGCGCGGTCGAGGCCGTGCGCGCGCTGGCCGCCGACCCGCTCATGCGCACGGTGCTCGACGTCGACGCCGAACTGATGCTGCCCTACATCGTCGAACGCCTCGGCGGCACGCAGCGGCTGGCCGAGCAGGTGATCACCGCCCTGCTCGCGGCGGGCTGGTCCGACGGCACCATCCGCCGCGGGGAAACCGACGCCCAGGTGCGCACGGTGCTGCTGGTGGTCCAGTCCTTCGTGCTTTCGCTGCGGCCCGCGACGGCCGATGTGGACGAGGACGCGTTGCTCGGCGAGTTCCGGCACCTGCTCGACGCGGCGCTTCGCCCATGAACTCGGCTTCCCTCAACGCCGCGCGGCGCGAAGCCGAGCTGGCGCGGGTGGCCGGTGGCGAGCGGGTCGACCTCGCGGTGATCGGCGGCGGGGTGACCGGCGCGGGCATCGCGCTGGACGCCGCCGCGCGCGGGCTGTCGGT
Proteins encoded:
- a CDS encoding S-(hydroxymethyl)mycothiol dehydrogenase, which produces MPYEVQGVVSREKGAPVSLETVLVPDPGPGEAVVSVQACGVCHTDLHYREGGINDEFPFLLGHEAAGVVEQVGAGVTDLEPGDFVILNWRAVCGTCRACKRGRPWYCFSTFNAGQPMTLADGTELSPALGIGAFLEKTLVHSGQCTKVSREAEPAVAGLLGCGVMAGIGAAINTGAVGRGDSVAVIGCGGVGAAAVAGSRLAGADRIIAVDTDERKLTWAKDFGATHTFNAAGKSENEVVEAIQELTGTFGADVVIDAVGRPETWREAFYARDLAGTVVLVGVPTPEMKLEMPLIDFFSRGGSLKSSWYGDCLPSRDFPMLVDLYLQGRLPLDKFVTEKIPLDGVEQAFARMHSGDVLRSVVTF
- a CDS encoding gamma-glutamylcyclotransferase; this encodes MHVDGAGYELPDPPDLDGRIPVLAYGSNACPSKITWLRRALGLTGAVTVLQAKCTGLAAVWASGRRVVDDQRPATLAAMPGVVEEHAVWLATPEQLRVLDVCEGRGHRYHLARVHTGEVTLANGASLPDVLAYVAASPIRLPLLVDGKPVRTAEMAQAQAGVLTGETATTHGLSVTVIDTG
- a CDS encoding PRC and DUF2382 domain-containing protein, yielding MTGTMRPQDLIDSPVVDPAGTKIGKVGTVYLSDDTHQPEWVTVKTGLFGHRESFVPLSGADLANDGLHVQVDKEQVTDAPQIDADGHLSPEDSGELYRYYGLPMQRDRANQDHADRQQRGEQAAMGGVAGTAGMAAGKRGTSDKRMADEHDRSAMTGDRSKMAGDAGRSDKAGMAGDAGRSDKAGMAGDAGRSGKPGVAEGGQAGMAGKQGAAGGKHEQREAKHRGGEEMIRSEERFNVGTEEVETGHVRLRKYVVTEEQQVSVPVSHEEVRIEREPITDGEPGGAKIGEAEQDVVLHAEKPVVRKEAVPVERVRLGTERVTETETVSGELRKEQIEIDDDTKHRKNR
- a CDS encoding FAD-binding oxidoreductase codes for the protein MSELVDHRLRGAWTPEGSDAAHLPAKAMRWLTERIGNPGAPAPVVPASGLSVPESSLAAAARAALSEVVGSAHVQTERAERLGRSGGLSYLDLLHRRHPGELPVPDAVVLPADPDEVQRVLDVCVRFDVAVVPFGGGTSVVGGVRAVRGDKAAVIVLDLVRLDRLVSVDPVSRIAVLQAGVRGPQAEELLAEHGFTLGHIPQSHERATIGGFAATRSAGQASSGYGRFEDMVTGVRLATPSGQWRLGVAPASAAGPDLRQLAVGSEGALGVLTEVGVRVRPVPEVRRYEGFVLDGWETASALVRRLAQAGALADVTRLSDEDETEVSLSLSGGWKTALVKRYLKARGITAPCLLILGWEAQSTREIALRRGETVRMVRAAGGRSLGRTAGESWRKGRFNGPRQRDALLDLGVCVETLETAAHWSSLDELRDAVRSALRKAFDSSVVMCHISHAYETGASLYFTLLAARSDEDPEGQWQRAKNAACEAIAGLGTISHHHAVGMDHAPYLGTEIGEIGLSVLAAAKSAVDPTGIMNPGKLLPR
- a CDS encoding TetR/AcrR family transcriptional regulator, whose amino-acid sequence is MPVERNITAARGASALADTRNRQAATRVSDDVLLDAARECVLAAGVRRTTLAEIARTAKVSRMTLYRRFPDVRSVLTALMTREFGALLQGASARGATAETARGRLVESAVEAVRALAADPLMRTVLDVDAELMLPYIVERLGGTQRLAEQVITALLAAGWSDGTIRRGETDAQVRTVLLVVQSFVLSLRPATADVDEDALLGEFRHLLDAALRP